AAGTAGACCAGGCTCTTGAAAACCTGATAGTAATGTCAAACGCCGACATAATAACAATCAATGTCGATGCTGATAGGAAGACCAACATAACAGACGAGTGGTATTTCAAGACCTCTGATGCGGGAAAAGGAAGCAATGGAGGATACGTAATCTACCCCGCAAAAACAATTATTGTCGAAGAACAAAAGCCCGGAAGTTCAGGAACCGGAGCTGCAGGAACTAATACTTCAGCCAGCACATCAGACGGCGTTCAAATGCAGGAGGGAAATAGCACTCAGACAAAAGCAATAACCGAAAACACCAGTGAGAAAAGCGAAGAGGTTTACAGCACTTCGTCTGAAGTCCAGAATGAAGCAGAAATGCCTGTAGCAGCCAGCAGTGAAGCTGCAGCAAGCTCTGGTTTCGGAGGATTTCTGGCTGTCTTCTCTCTGGGAAGTATAGCTTATTGTTTCAAAAGGAGTCGGATTTAAAAGAGAGCAGTAAGTTTCAAAGTCCTCTAACCTCTTCCTTTTTATTTTTTGATAGATACTTTATAGGTTTTTGATAGTGCTTTGATAGCGCTTTAAGTTAGTTTTTTTCAGGTCAATCCCCTATCGTGAAGTGAAACCTTTTTACCTGTATTTGTAGTCGGAACTTTATGTTCGTCTTTCTTAATCCGGACAGTTTCGGTCTATTTTTCCGGTAGTTTTGTCATATTTGAATACTCACCTCTTGTATGAGAAAACTATTTATACTTAAATACGGTAATAGGATTCCGTGTTCCTATAAGAACATAAGGAATTGCAAAACCAGAAAAGGAGATTCGGAATATGAAAGAAAAAAGACAGAGAAAGACTCCGGAACCCGTTTTGCATGGGTTTTTGTTTGGCAACGGAACTTTTATCACTCCCGCGGAAATGAGAATCATGCAAAGTCTCGGGGTTATTCCGGCAACAAAAGCATAAACTCAAAAATTGAACTGGGAAAGAACACATTTAACAGGGTCAGATAACTTATCCGTAAAAGCCAATCAACCTTCAGAATATCCAGCTGCCTATTAATTAACCTCCAGTATATTCAAATCCAATAAAACAACCTCCTAAAAGTTAAACCGATCTTCCAATAACCATTGATTTGCTCCAGACCTGACTTAAGCTCAAAAGAAAGAGATGGAAGCAAATCAATAAAGAAAGAACAGATTTAAAAACAGATTTAAAAACAGATAAAAAAACAGATGAAAATTTATCGATGGTTACTCTATTGACCTGTTAAACTTTGTGTTTCTTCTGAGTTCAAGTTCCTTTATTTTATATTTTTACTTTTCATTTTCTGTTTTTAGCATGTCTTTTAGCAGAATAGATATGTATACTTGCATAAATTGGCATCTGCTTATCAAGCCTCATCCTTCTTAAAGGAGTAAGTACTTTTACCTTTCCTTTTCAGCTTGAATAACCTTTTCCGGGTAGCTCCTTCCATTATTTCTTCTTCTCTCATGTAATGGTCTCTAAAAGAAAGAGTGCCTTCCGGTTTCAGGATCCTGTGCAGTTCTTTCATAACAAGTTCCGGTTTATTCAGGGCATGATAGGTGTCATAGAATAGAACTACATCCACGCTCGCTGCGGGCAGGCCCGTATCGTAGTCAGTAAGGATAGTCTCTACATTTTTAAGGCTCCTTAAAGCAGCCAGGTGCCGGACCATTTCAATAGCAATGGGATTGATATCCAGAGCATAGATTTTTCCTGAAGGACCTACCATTTCGGAAGCATCACGGATATAAGAGCCAGACCCGCAGCCGTAATCCAGAACTTTAAAACCAGGTTTTATCCCTACTTCTTCAAGGATTTTTCTGCGGGGAAAGAAGAAGTCCCGGAACTTGAAAATGAGGGCATTTGCGTGGAATCTAAAATCAGAATCTGGTTCTTCCATGATATTTTCCTCTTTATGGTCAGTTTTCTCGTCAGTAAGAATTCAGGTTTTTCTCTTAGTCAGCTTCTTCCTTCAAGCTACTTTAAAATTCACATGCTTTATATTTTTGCCTACGGGTTTTCACGATTTTCACTGTTCTATACAAATATTCTGATACATATATAATCAGATTATTGTCTGCAATAGCTATCAGACTTTCTATGGACTTTAATCACAGGTGTTCTGTTCCACCGTAACACAAAACTTTAATCCGGAATCAGAAAGTAGAATACTTACAAAGTATCATAAGTAAGGTAATGAAGTATCTAAATAAGATCTGTATTCTATGAACGGAAGGAATAAAAGTGACAAGCATTAAAGCCGCCTGTATCCAGATGAATATTTCACTTTGTTTGAAACATGAAAACCTTGAGCGTGCCCTTTCCCTGGCAGAAGAAGCGGTTTCAAAAGAAGCCGAGCTGCTTGTCTTTCCGGAGGTTTTCTCAACCGGCTTTTGTTATGACCTCATTGAAGAAGTTGCTGAAACTGCCTCTGGTCCCACACTCGAAGCTCTCGGCGACTTTTCCAGAGAACATGGCTGCATTCTTGCAGGCTCAATGATAGAAAGAAGAGAAATAAAAGATAGGGACACAGCTAATTTAGAAAAGAATGCTCCTTCCCAGTACAACCTCGGCTTCTGCATCGATTCCGGAAAGCTGGCCGGTATCCGCCGAAAAGTACAGCTTTACGGTCCCGAAAAAAAATATTTC
The genomic region above belongs to Methanosarcina horonobensis HB-1 = JCM 15518 and contains:
- a CDS encoding class I SAM-dependent methyltransferase; this encodes MEEPDSDFRFHANALIFKFRDFFFPRRKILEEVGIKPGFKVLDYGCGSGSYIRDASEMVGPSGKIYALDINPIAIEMVRHLAALRSLKNVETILTDYDTGLPAASVDVVLFYDTYHALNKPELVMKELHRILKPEGTLSFRDHYMREEEIMEGATRKRLFKLKRKGKSTYSFKKDEA